One genomic region from Paraburkholderia azotifigens encodes:
- a CDS encoding lipid A biosynthesis lauroyl acyltransferase, translating to MLSRLGVTFAIGLLKLFALLPYGFVARLGDGLGWLLYQIPSRRRRIVHINLKLCFPEWSDERREEVAQKHFRHAIRSYLERSVQWFGSAKKLEKLIQLDSEIDLTDPNLPPTLFLGFHFVGIEAGSIFLNYSLKRPCGSLYQPMSNEQLEAVAKAQRGRFDAEMASRADSARIVLRWLRDRKPVMLGADMDYGIRNSTFVPFFGVPTCTLTAVGRLAKVGHAQVVPFIGEVLPNYKGYRLRVFKPWDNYPTGDDDADARRMNAFLEEQIPRIPEQYYWVHKRFKTRPPGDPSFY from the coding sequence ATGCTGAGCCGTCTGGGCGTCACATTCGCCATCGGTCTGCTCAAACTGTTCGCGCTGCTGCCGTACGGCTTCGTCGCCCGGCTGGGCGACGGCCTCGGCTGGCTGCTGTACCAGATTCCGAGCCGCCGTCGCCGTATCGTCCATATCAACCTGAAGCTGTGCTTCCCCGAATGGAGCGACGAGCGTCGCGAGGAAGTCGCGCAGAAGCACTTCCGGCATGCGATCCGCAGCTATCTGGAGCGCAGCGTGCAGTGGTTCGGCTCGGCGAAGAAGCTGGAAAAGCTGATTCAGCTCGACAGCGAAATCGATCTCACGGACCCGAATCTGCCGCCCACACTGTTTCTGGGCTTTCACTTCGTCGGCATCGAGGCCGGTTCGATCTTCCTCAATTATTCGCTGAAGCGGCCGTGCGGCTCGCTGTATCAGCCGATGTCGAACGAGCAGCTCGAAGCCGTCGCCAAAGCGCAGCGCGGCCGGTTCGACGCCGAAATGGCAAGCCGGGCCGACAGCGCGCGGATCGTGCTGCGCTGGCTGCGCGACCGCAAGCCGGTGATGCTCGGCGCCGACATGGACTACGGCATCCGCAATTCAACCTTCGTGCCGTTCTTCGGCGTACCGACCTGCACGCTGACGGCCGTCGGGCGCCTCGCGAAGGTCGGGCACGCGCAGGTGGTGCCGTTCATCGGCGAAGTGCTGCCGAACTACAAGGGCTACCGGCTGCGGGTCTTCAAGCCGTGGGACAACTATCCGACGGGCGACGACGACGCCGACGCCCGCCGCATGAACGCGTTTCTCGAAGAGCAGATTCCGCGCATTCCCGAGCAGTACTACTGGGTGCACAAGCGCTTCAAGACCCGCCCGCCCGGCGACCCGAGCTTTTACTGA
- the dapF gene encoding diaminopimelate epimerase, with translation MKLKFTKMHGAGNDFVVLDGYTQPLNLTETQVRALANRHFGVGADQLLVVEKPTVDGVDFRYRIFNCDGGEVEHCGNGARCFVKFVRDARLTDKRSVRVQVQNGVITLTMQDNGEVVVDMGAPVFEPAQVPFDASGLDARREAGDTLYPLDINGATRWVSVVSMGNPHAVQVVDDVDAFPVLVDGPVIESHPRFPQRVNAGFMQIVGRNEVKLRVYERGAGETLACGTGACAAVAAGIRRGLLDAPVIVHTHGGTLTITWNGESASPLMMAGPAATVFEGEIELAD, from the coding sequence ATGAAACTGAAATTCACCAAAATGCACGGCGCGGGCAACGACTTCGTCGTGCTCGACGGCTACACGCAACCGCTCAACCTGACTGAAACGCAGGTGCGCGCGCTCGCGAACCGGCATTTCGGCGTCGGCGCGGACCAGCTGCTGGTAGTCGAAAAGCCGACCGTCGACGGTGTCGATTTCAGATACCGCATCTTCAACTGCGACGGCGGCGAGGTCGAGCATTGCGGCAACGGCGCGCGCTGCTTCGTCAAGTTCGTGCGCGACGCGCGTCTCACTGACAAGCGCAGCGTCCGCGTGCAGGTCCAGAACGGCGTGATCACGCTGACCATGCAGGACAACGGCGAAGTCGTCGTCGATATGGGCGCGCCCGTGTTCGAGCCGGCCCAGGTGCCGTTCGACGCGAGCGGCCTCGACGCACGCCGCGAAGCCGGCGACACGCTCTATCCGCTCGACATCAACGGCGCGACGCGCTGGGTCTCCGTCGTGTCGATGGGCAATCCGCACGCGGTGCAGGTGGTGGACGACGTCGATGCGTTCCCCGTGCTCGTCGACGGGCCGGTGATCGAAAGCCATCCGCGCTTCCCGCAGCGGGTGAATGCGGGCTTCATGCAGATCGTCGGGCGCAACGAAGTGAAGCTGCGCGTCTACGAACGCGGCGCGGGCGAAACGCTTGCGTGCGGCACGGGCGCGTGCGCGGCCGTCGCGGCAGGTATTCGCCGCGGCCTGCTGGATGCGCCCGTCATCGTTCATACGCACGGCGGCACGCTGACCATCACGTGGAACGGCGAATCCGCGTCGCCGCTGATGATGGCGGGCCCGGCCGCCACCGTGTTCGAAGGCGAGATCGAACTGGCCGACTGA
- a CDS encoding DUF484 family protein encodes MNDREVADYLLANPEFFAEHAELLASVRLANPHGKAAVSLQERQMDMLREKNKHLERRLAELLRYGHENDSIASKFGRWTTRVMAERDPGALPRTISGGLRDVFDVPQAALRVWEVSGPYSQADFTRQVGEEVRIFANSLATPYCGANTGFEAAQWLTPAVSAVAGESAASGEGAAANGNGTESIALIALRDPEASNDAAAFGLLVMGSPDPRRFHDGMATDFLTQIGALASAALSRLLPR; translated from the coding sequence ATGAACGATCGCGAAGTCGCCGACTACCTGCTAGCCAACCCCGAATTCTTCGCCGAGCACGCCGAACTGCTCGCTTCCGTGCGGCTCGCGAACCCGCACGGCAAAGCTGCCGTCTCGCTGCAGGAACGTCAGATGGACATGCTGCGCGAGAAGAACAAGCACCTCGAGCGGCGTCTCGCCGAACTGCTGCGCTACGGGCACGAGAACGACAGTATCGCGTCGAAGTTCGGCCGCTGGACGACGCGCGTGATGGCAGAACGCGATCCGGGTGCGCTGCCGCGCACGATCTCGGGCGGTCTGCGCGATGTGTTCGATGTGCCGCAGGCGGCGCTGCGCGTGTGGGAAGTGTCGGGACCCTACTCACAGGCGGATTTCACGCGCCAGGTCGGCGAGGAAGTGCGCATCTTCGCGAATAGCCTCGCCACACCGTACTGCGGCGCGAATACGGGCTTCGAGGCGGCGCAGTGGCTGACGCCGGCCGTGTCGGCCGTTGCCGGTGAATCCGCGGCGTCGGGCGAAGGCGCGGCTGCAAACGGCAACGGCACCGAATCGATCGCGCTGATCGCACTGCGCGACCCCGAGGCATCGAATGACGCCGCCGCGTTCGGCCTGCTCGTGATGGGTTCGCCCGATCCGCGCCGCTTTCACGACGGCATGGCCACCGACTTCCTCACGCAGATCGGCGCGCTCGCGAGCGCTGCGCTGAGCCGTCTGCTGCCGCGCTGA
- the xerC gene encoding tyrosine recombinase XerC translates to MTSADPIATYLSSLEHERRLSAHTLRAYTHELDELKKLANGRPLESLTATDIRGAVARAHAGGLSARSIGHRLSAWRAFYRWLAGRIELPANPVATVRAPKRAKTLPKALSVDDTHKLMESPATATAEGLRDHAMLELFYSSGLRLSELVGLDVQFADVDGYRSTGWLKLDEAEVEVLGKGNRRRSVPVGSKALEALRAWLAVRGELVKRDPHPLFVSVRGNRMSPNVVRDRVKRAALTAGIPANVHPHVLRHSFATHVLQSSGDLRAVQELLGHASIAATQVYTGLDFQHLARIYDQAHPRAKKRD, encoded by the coding sequence GTGACATCCGCCGACCCGATCGCCACCTATCTGTCGAGCCTCGAGCACGAACGGCGGTTGTCGGCACATACGCTGCGCGCTTACACGCACGAACTCGACGAACTGAAAAAGCTCGCGAACGGCCGGCCGCTCGAAAGCCTCACGGCCACCGACATCCGCGGCGCCGTCGCGCGCGCGCATGCGGGCGGGCTGTCGGCGCGCTCGATCGGGCACCGGCTGTCCGCGTGGCGAGCTTTTTACCGCTGGCTCGCCGGCCGCATCGAACTGCCCGCGAACCCCGTCGCGACAGTGCGCGCACCGAAACGCGCGAAAACGCTGCCGAAGGCGTTGTCCGTCGACGACACGCACAAGCTGATGGAATCGCCCGCGACGGCCACGGCGGAAGGGCTGCGCGATCACGCGATGCTCGAACTGTTTTACTCGTCGGGCCTGCGCCTGTCGGAACTGGTCGGTCTCGACGTGCAGTTCGCCGATGTCGACGGTTATCGGTCGACTGGCTGGCTGAAACTCGATGAAGCCGAGGTCGAAGTGCTCGGCAAGGGCAACCGGCGGCGCTCGGTGCCTGTCGGAAGCAAGGCGCTCGAAGCCTTGCGCGCCTGGCTCGCCGTGCGCGGCGAACTGGTGAAGCGCGATCCGCATCCGCTGTTCGTATCGGTGCGCGGCAACCGGATGTCGCCGAACGTGGTCCGCGACCGCGTGAAACGCGCGGCGCTCACGGCGGGCATTCCCGCGAACGTCCATCCGCACGTGCTGCGCCATTCGTTCGCGACGCACGTGCTGCAGTCGAGTGGCGACCTGCGCGCGGTGCAGGAACTGCTCGGCCACGCGAGCATCGCCGCGACGCAGGTCTACACCGGCCTCGATTTCCAGCACCTCGCGCGAATCTACGATCAGGCGCATCCGCGCGCCAAAAAACGCGACTGA